TTAACGAGAAcgtgtttcaaaacaaataatacactgattttaagattaaaaaaaatcactagcAATGGTGTATACAGAACATGAAATAGgaatatatgtacattatgCGTACTGACATGTATTTTAGTGACAACCATTTTATTCCTTCATTTATAATCGGACACCCAGGAAAGACGTCCTAGTCTATATATCATACGTATTCATCGAGGTTGTTGGATGACGCTGTAAATACTGGTCAAACTTCTCGTTAAGCGCGACGGTGAAATGAGTTTTCCAGTCTCCAACCATTCCTAAAAATAGAACTTTATTAGTGAGTAATAAGTTATTTTAGTTCACTAAGTTAAGTAAGATATACGGAcgaacattttttataatacacATGACGTGAATCAGATGTGTAAACTCACCCTTTCTAAAAAGTATCTTGCTCATTTCCcctttttttactttcaaagttgcgtttttgagattttggaACGAGCATTTTTCGGCAATGAGATTGGCCAGTTTGTCGTCACATGGTGTCTTCAAAAAGGTAGCAAGACGCTTGATTTCTTCGACTGCATTCTATCAACAAAAGTGTTAATAGTACGTTTTCAATTTAAAGATGtaggtttttttaaaagtttcattgATAGCAATACCATTGCGACATACTTCACCAAACCACACACCTGTTGAAGTTGCTCGTACATGATGCAATGGACAGGATGATCTGGATTTTCTCTAATGAACTGTTCCCATTCTAATGTATATTTATACCAGGCGCAGTGTAACACTACAATGAGAATGCTTGTATTATACCTTTAAATTGTTCCTGTTtacattttgcaaattttatgaagacaaaatgtcaaaaagGGGTTATTTatagtaagaaaaaaaagtacttCCGCAAATAGGCATTTTACCCTCTTCATTGGTTCTATTTACATTTGCAACAGCTGTAGCATACCCTTTTGCTgctatttcaattgaaatttacCTGGTTCATcttctttcaaaaagaaatccATAAACTGTTCAAAAGTGCCACTAAATTGGATCATGTTCTTACAGTGGTAATAAAATGATACCGATATATCTTTTGGGTTACGTTGAACAAACACAGTTTTGCATCGTTTCTCAAAGAACTGTTCCGGTAGGTTATTTGGTCGGACGTGGGTGTTAAACACACGGGGTGGCTCTAAAGCCTGAAGCGTCTCTGGAATCTGTAACTCGTACATGTAACTTTCTTTTTCGTGGGGGTGATATTCAGCACTCTGTTGCAAAAGCATGGTCATAATTTCCCAGGTCCAATGTGTtcctgttataaaaaaaaatcccccaaaACTAGCTACTATTATCAGTGTTGCAATATCCCCTGTATCATTATGTTGCTctattttttgggagttgattttaatcaactctcctatgcagtcactctggcaaaccgaaagtgaaacagtgtttggacctaagcctAATCAccaccgctgacaagatttagttcttgaaaataatagaaaaaatcgatgtaatgtatgctagagcattgtttttcaaggaaacttatctataaacacttcgaaaatagtcagatttaaTATAATGCGAACaagttagatatttttgtagtctcatgtattcctacgccagagtttaatatagtctcgttcaaagaaacgctcggctgtctccgttaatctccgacaagcagaaaggctctcttgcttgtcggagattaacagAAACAGCCgaacgtctggttgaacgagactagagttcgatatcaaaaGTGCTTGGATccaaacaatttttagaattttttcgATTACTAAGTAATTATACGTAGTTTAAAAtccatctttaaatattacacatcaTGATttatatggggtttctcgaaatttttgtcagaaaagtcgaaaaaatccatatttaaaaaagtgcgtaattcaaatacagattagaaactaattgccatgcaagataataaatgataatcgataaaatcaactcccgtcagtacttcagtactttaattcaacattaacattaaaatatttaagtaaGATTTTAGCTCTTTATTACTCCCACCACATCGTACCTGCCTTTGGATATGCACAGAGAAAGATATCATCTTCGTTGACGTTCATCTTTCTCAGCCTAGGGATGTTAGTGACGGGGTTAGGGTACCTCCCTGACCTGACATTGCTCGCGCTGAGGTACTGACCCCCGCTCCCCAGTAACTCTATGGTGTTACCATGGTTGTCGTGAATACTGATGACGTCATCTTCTGATACATTTGTTTCGGACGCTAAGAAATAGAGACAATAATAAGTAGCTGAATAATTAAAAGGGGAGAGCCCATAAAATCTGAACAAAAGTTTGTTCTAATAACAAAAATGACAGGCATAAATAGAATTTTAAAGTAACCAGAGGAACTATGCAAAGGTCAGTGTAGttaaggtatatatatatatatatatatatatatatatatatatatatatatatatatatatatatatatatatatatatatatatatccctcAATCATCTAAATACAacaaatttctcaaaattgaCGTGTTACATGTAAAACCCTTGTTTATTTACGGATCGAAATGGTGTTGCTATGCGAAATAAAGTTACTATACTGTTGTACTGCGAATGTctaaaaacataataatatgTTAATAATGAAATAACTGAACACATGTACATTGAGTTAAATGACATAAAGTGTATTACTGTTATTCATACATATCATTATGTGAACAATTATACAAAGCCCATTTATTATACTTTAGATCATTGTCGGGTCCAGCTTTTTTAGAGGTAGTTCTGAGAAGGACCCCATCCCTTTTTCAAGGCATATGTTTTTGCTGGTGTATTACtgaagattccttattttaagattttaagagAGTACCTAATGCCTTAAATTTCGATTCAAcagttttgcatcaaattgcgATCGCGTATAtgggagataaaaaaaaaagtggccACATGCCTATTTTCATTTGCTAAATGTCTGTTTGAGGCAAACATTcccagatttaaaaaaaagatatgatgGTTATAGGTAATAGCAAAGTTGCTTTACATTGGAGTCGATGTTTAAGCGTTATCGCTTTGTtactttttttggtaaaatgatTATGAcgtaaattttaatgaatatgatCTATTACATAGTTTAAGTGTCGGACAAGCGCAGACCAGGAATTACCAATAAAAATCCGATTTTGTGCATACAAGTATGCATACACATAGATTACTAGTCTATTAACAAGAACCCGAAAGTGATAATTTGGGTTAAATATATAAGCACAGTCTTGTTGTTTTGCACTAAAACGAGCGATATCTATTTAAAAGTGTAATCCATATAAAGaaatgcacatgtttacatacGCGCATTTTTTATACTTTCATTGCGTTTCAAAAGAGACTTGTTACTTCTAAATTATAcactataaaatatattttaaatcaaaatggactggttaaaaacattttattttcctcgaatttgttttgttttgtttagtttCGGTAGGTTCCGTTTCGTTTTGATTtcgttttgtttcgttttggtGGATCTCGTTTCTTTTCGGtagatttcgtttcgtttctaTTTCGTTTTGCACTTTACAGGTACccggtttttgcagcaaaaaaGGAATCCTAAAAATACGGCCCAAGTGCTTAAGAtactattgaaatattttttttttaaattgaatgatATTTGAAGATTTTGTTCATTTGTAATGAAAGCCAGTTATATGACATTAACTATCGGTAAAAAAGGAAGGTAAACCATACTGGATTCCGTAAATGTCTGACCCAGGCCGTAAAATGCTGTATCAGTCATATTTAATATAATCATATAGGCCAAAGATAATTTTGAAGTTACATTATTGGCAAAGAGggcttaataaaaaaaagtattttctaCAACATTGTATTAAACAAATCGCTTTCGTTAAAGTTCTTCATTCAAACATGGAGTAATTGATGTGTGTACATACCCATTTCGTCACCCATATTCAGTGAACTTATACTTGGAGTGACGAGAGTTTTACTGATAAAGGTCACCTTATATTTGTACGTTTAAATGACATGTCTAGTCCTAATTTCTAAAAAGAGCTCTAGAATTACGTTTTAAcggcaaataattattatttggtccagcatggtattttatcataattaaagtatgctgagtctgaaaaaaatatgctggCCTTCATGAAAATGGCGTTAAGTAGGTCAAGTGATGCTTTTTATGTCAAAATGGCGGAcagcaaaatattatat
This genomic window from Magallana gigas chromosome 5, xbMagGiga1.1, whole genome shotgun sequence contains:
- the LOC105323293 gene encoding sulfotransferase 6B1, translated to MYEFQIPENLQTLEPPRVFNTHVRPNNLPEQFFEKRCKTVFVQRNPKDIAVSFYYHYKDLIKFGGTFKQFMDFFLKEDEPASETNVSEDDVISIHDNHGNTIELLGSGGQYLSASNVRSGRYPNPVTNIPRLRKMNVNEDDIFLCAYPKAGTHWTWEIMTMLLQQSAEYHPHEKESYMYELQIPETLQALEPPRVFNTHVRPNNLPEQFFEKRCKTVFVQRNPKDISVSFYYHCKNMIQFSGTFEQFMDFFLKEDEPVLHCAWYKYTLEWEQFIRENPDHPVHCIMYEQLQQNAVEEIKRLATFLKTPCDDKLANLIAEKCSFQNLKNATLKVKKGEMSKILFRKGMVGDWKTHFTVALNEKFDQYLQRHPTTSMNTYDI